A genomic region of Geothrix edaphica contains the following coding sequences:
- the dnaN gene encoding DNA polymerase III subunit beta, translating to MSLQLQVSKDRLDRTLGILKHALDRRVTLPILQHILVDVRPKEVVLKATDMELAFEATVPGEGQGEWTMAVPGKKFIETVRVFPEGILSLECPDAGGRLWLRAKGMNSEHNIQPGEGFPELPGPGKQLPVVKIPVLRFKRAIQLGSIAVSKDATKPTLSAVLVHLSKHHVRVVSTDGFRLAVAEVPCDTKLKDEVRLIVPKRALDLIPTLLGDEGEVELCWDGTTLFLDQPGLKFSTRLVTGNYPAYEKVLPAELPKRVIMDREVFLRTLRFVGLKKDDYNKNVRLFYEFPNLRTVFQHPDEGVNQATLPFTGEEQPFELAFNIDYLTELLERLPGDEVVYQFKDEVGQGVFMSPSLEDFSFRYVLMPVRFATSATA from the coding sequence GATCGCACCCTGGGGATCCTGAAGCACGCCTTGGACCGCCGGGTCACGCTGCCCATCCTCCAGCACATCCTCGTGGACGTGCGGCCCAAGGAGGTTGTGCTGAAGGCCACGGACATGGAGCTGGCCTTCGAGGCCACCGTGCCTGGCGAGGGCCAGGGCGAGTGGACCATGGCCGTGCCCGGCAAGAAGTTCATCGAGACCGTCCGCGTGTTCCCCGAGGGGATCCTGAGCCTGGAGTGCCCCGATGCCGGCGGTCGCCTGTGGCTGCGGGCCAAGGGCATGAACTCCGAGCACAACATCCAGCCCGGCGAAGGCTTCCCGGAGCTGCCCGGGCCAGGCAAGCAGCTTCCCGTCGTGAAGATCCCCGTGCTGCGCTTCAAGCGCGCCATCCAGCTGGGCTCCATCGCCGTCAGCAAGGACGCCACCAAGCCCACGCTATCCGCCGTGCTGGTGCACCTCTCCAAGCACCACGTGCGCGTGGTCTCCACGGACGGCTTCCGGCTCGCCGTGGCCGAGGTCCCCTGCGACACGAAGCTGAAGGACGAGGTCCGGCTCATCGTCCCCAAGCGGGCCCTGGACCTCATTCCCACCCTGCTGGGTGACGAGGGCGAGGTGGAGCTCTGCTGGGACGGGACCACGCTATTCCTGGACCAGCCGGGGCTCAAGTTCAGCACCCGCCTCGTCACGGGCAACTATCCCGCCTATGAGAAGGTGCTGCCCGCCGAGCTGCCCAAGCGCGTGATCATGGACCGCGAGGTCTTCCTCCGCACCCTGCGCTTCGTGGGCCTGAAAAAGGACGACTACAACAAGAACGTGCGCCTGTTCTACGAATTCCCCAACCTCCGCACGGTCTTCCAGCACCCCGACGAGGGCGTGAACCAGGCCACGCTGCCCTTCACGGGCGAGGAACAGCCCTTCGAGCTGGCCTTCAACATCGACTACCTCACAGAGCTGCTGGAGCGGCTCCCGGGCGACGAGGTGGTCTACCAGTTCAAGGACGAGGTGGGCCAGGGGGTGTTCATGTCCCCCAGCCTCGAGGACTTCAGCTTCCGCTACGTCCTCATGCCTGTTCGCTTCGCCACCAGCGCCACCGCCTGA